A window of the Streptomyces luomodiensis genome harbors these coding sequences:
- a CDS encoding PP2C family protein-serine/threonine phosphatase, translated as MSLSLRFAAGSHKGMIREGNEDSGYAGPRLLAIADGMGGQAAGEVASSEVISTLVQLDDDVPGSDILTSLGSAVQRANEQLRVMVEEDPQLEGMGTTLTALLWTGQRLGLVHVGDSRAYLLRDGVLTQITQDHTWVQRLVDEGRITEEEAGTHPQRSLLMRALGSGDHVEPDLSIREVRAGDRYLICSDGLSGVVSHQTLEETLASYQGPHETVQELIQLALRGGGPDNITCIVADVLDVDGGDTLAAQLNDTPVIVGAVAENQVPLGDGGAAHTPAGRAAELGRSVPQQGDAQGGFGPPGSGDPAIGGPQGSFGAYADGDFSKKSGRKTWAKRSLFIVLGLAVIGGGLYGGYRWTQTQYYVGSNGDHVAIYQGISQDLAWIKLNKVHEDHREIELKYLPADQRGRVEDTIAVSGLGQAQDKTKDLATLASACKKAEAQEKAEDDQKDLTGDKDKGGSAGGKASSSASPSQSGGTQPGDQSMQTQTGPLAAKATTKPTPTTTPTPHPGPTLSEEEKKLVPQCSSTQQ; from the coding sequence ATGAGTCTGTCACTGCGTTTCGCGGCCGGATCGCACAAGGGCATGATCCGGGAGGGCAACGAGGACTCCGGTTACGCCGGTCCCCGGCTGCTCGCCATCGCCGACGGCATGGGTGGACAGGCCGCCGGCGAGGTCGCCAGCTCCGAGGTGATCTCCACCCTCGTCCAGCTCGACGACGATGTGCCGGGCTCGGACATCCTGACCTCCCTGGGCAGCGCCGTGCAGCGGGCCAATGAGCAGCTGCGCGTCATGGTCGAAGAGGACCCGCAGCTGGAGGGCATGGGCACCACGCTCACCGCCCTGCTGTGGACCGGCCAGCGGCTCGGTCTGGTGCACGTCGGCGACTCGCGAGCGTATCTGCTGCGTGACGGTGTGCTCACCCAGATCACCCAGGACCACACCTGGGTGCAGCGCCTGGTCGACGAGGGCCGGATCACCGAGGAGGAGGCGGGCACCCACCCGCAGCGCTCCCTGCTGATGCGCGCGCTGGGCAGCGGCGACCATGTCGAGCCCGATCTGTCCATCCGCGAGGTCCGGGCCGGCGACCGCTATCTGATCTGCTCCGACGGCCTGTCCGGCGTCGTGAGCCACCAGACCCTCGAGGAGACCCTCGCCAGCTACCAGGGCCCCCATGAGACCGTGCAGGAGCTGATCCAGCTCGCCCTGCGCGGCGGCGGTCCCGACAACATCACCTGCATCGTCGCCGACGTCCTCGACGTCGACGGCGGCGACACCCTCGCCGCCCAGCTCAACGACACCCCCGTGATCGTGGGCGCGGTCGCCGAGAACCAGGTCCCCCTCGGGGACGGCGGCGCCGCGCACACCCCCGCGGGCCGCGCCGCCGAGCTCGGCCGGTCCGTCCCGCAGCAGGGCGACGCGCAGGGCGGCTTCGGACCGCCCGGCAGCGGCGATCCGGCCATCGGGGGTCCGCAGGGCAGCTTCGGGGCGTACGCCGACGGGGACTTCAGCAAGAAGAGCGGCCGCAAGACGTGGGCCAAGCGGTCACTCTTCATCGTGCTGGGCCTCGCCGTGATCGGCGGCGGGCTCTACGGCGGCTATCGCTGGACCCAGACGCAGTACTACGTGGGCTCCAACGGCGACCATGTCGCGATCTACCAGGGCATCAGCCAGGACCTCGCCTGGATCAAGCTGAACAAGGTCCATGAGGACCACCGCGAGATCGAACTCAAGTACCTCCCGGCCGACCAGCGCGGCCGCGTGGAGGACACCATCGCGGTCAGCGGTCTCGGCCAGGCCCAGGACAAGACCAAGGACCTCGCCACCCTCGCCAGCGCCTGCAAGAAGGCCGAGGCCCAGGAGAAGGCCGAGGACGATCAGAAGGACCTCACCGGCGACAAGGACAAGGGCGGCAGCGCCGGGGGCAAGGCCTCCAGCAGCGCCTCCCCGTCCCAGAGCGGCGGCACCCAGCCGGGGGACCAGAGCATGCAGACGCAGACCGGGCCGCTCGCCGCCAAGGCCACGACCAAGCCCACGCCGACGACCACTCCCACTCCGCATCCCGGCCCCACCCTCTCGGAGGAGGAGAAGAAGTTGGTCCCGCAGTGCAGCAGCACCCAGCAGTGA
- a CDS encoding winged helix-turn-helix transcriptional regulator, translated as MAKGRGEHNEQACKQVDSEMTRFFELFGKRWTGLIVAVLTEQGAYFAELRRAIPGISERMLSDRLTELATAGLVVREVDAGPPLRVAYRLTDAGKALGPALKELSRWAENHLPSGGGCPEQFRG; from the coding sequence ATGGCGAAGGGTCGTGGGGAGCACAACGAGCAGGCCTGCAAGCAGGTCGACAGCGAGATGACGCGGTTCTTCGAGCTGTTCGGAAAGCGCTGGACGGGATTGATCGTGGCCGTGCTGACGGAGCAGGGGGCGTACTTCGCCGAGCTGCGGCGGGCGATCCCGGGGATCAGCGAGCGGATGCTGTCGGACCGGCTCACCGAGCTCGCGACGGCGGGTCTGGTGGTGCGGGAGGTCGACGCCGGGCCGCCGCTGCGGGTGGCCTACCGGCTGACGGACGCGGGGAAGGCGCTGGGGCCCGCGCTGAAGGAGCTGTCGCGGTGGGCGGAGAACCATCTGCCCTCGGGTGGTGGCTGCCCGGAGCAGTTCCGGGGGTGA
- a CDS encoding peptidoglycan D,D-transpeptidase FtsI family protein yields MNKPLRRIAIFCGLLVFALLLRDNWIQYVQADELKNHDKNRRVLIARYSQPRGNIIVDGQPITGSVETNGTDFKYKRTYKNGPMWAPVTGYASQAFDANQIEKIEDGILTGNDDRLFFNRTIDMITGKKQKGGDVITTLNGKAQEAAFKGLGDKKGAVAALDPRTGKILALASTPSYDPSTFAGGSTKDEKAWNALLPKNDKDDPMLNRALRQTYPPGSTFKVVTAAAALENGKYTDIDAPTDSPDPWKLPLSVKPLPNEGNIPCENASLRQALRYSCNTVFGKLGDDLGEDKMREQAEKFGFNETVDTPVRAYASVYPKDMDRPGNAMSAIGQFDTRATPLQMAMVAAAVANDGKLMKPYMVDSLRAPNLNTIEQTSPEEMSQPVSAENAHKLQDMMETVVKEGTGTSAQIPGVTVGGKTGTAQHGVANSKNPYAWFISYAKGDDGSPVAVAVVIEGSDTLRGDIAGGKLAAPIAKSVMQAVLDTERDK; encoded by the coding sequence GTGAACAAGCCCCTGCGCCGAATCGCGATCTTCTGCGGGCTCCTCGTCTTCGCCCTGCTGCTGCGGGACAACTGGATCCAGTACGTCCAGGCCGACGAGCTGAAGAACCACGACAAGAACCGCCGCGTCCTGATCGCCCGTTACAGCCAGCCGCGCGGCAACATCATCGTCGACGGCCAGCCGATCACCGGATCCGTCGAGACCAACGGCACCGACTTCAAGTACAAGCGCACCTACAAGAACGGCCCCATGTGGGCGCCGGTCACCGGGTACGCCTCGCAGGCCTTCGACGCCAACCAGATCGAGAAGATCGAAGACGGCATCCTCACGGGCAACGACGACCGCCTCTTCTTCAACCGGACGATCGACATGATCACCGGCAAGAAGCAGAAGGGCGGCGACGTCATCACCACCCTGAACGGCAAGGCCCAGGAGGCCGCGTTCAAGGGCCTCGGCGACAAGAAGGGCGCCGTCGCCGCGCTCGACCCGCGCACCGGCAAGATCCTCGCCCTCGCCTCGACCCCGAGCTACGACCCCTCCACGTTCGCGGGCGGGTCCACCAAGGACGAGAAGGCGTGGAACGCGCTCCTGCCGAAGAACGACAAGGACGACCCGATGCTCAACCGGGCGCTCCGTCAGACCTACCCGCCCGGCTCGACCTTCAAGGTCGTCACCGCCGCGGCCGCGCTGGAGAACGGCAAGTACACCGACATCGACGCCCCGACGGACTCCCCGGACCCCTGGAAGCTCCCGCTGTCCGTCAAGCCCCTGCCCAACGAGGGGAACATCCCCTGCGAGAACGCCTCGCTGCGGCAGGCGCTCCGCTACTCCTGCAACACGGTCTTCGGCAAGCTCGGTGACGACCTCGGCGAGGACAAGATGCGGGAGCAGGCCGAGAAGTTCGGCTTCAACGAGACGGTCGACACCCCCGTCCGCGCCTACGCCAGCGTCTACCCCAAGGACATGGACCGGCCGGGCAACGCGATGTCGGCCATCGGCCAGTTCGACACCCGGGCCACCCCGCTCCAGATGGCGATGGTCGCCGCCGCGGTCGCCAACGACGGCAAGCTGATGAAGCCGTACATGGTCGACTCGCTGCGCGCCCCCAACCTCAACACCATCGAGCAGACCAGCCCGGAGGAGATGAGCCAGCCGGTCAGCGCGGAGAACGCCCACAAGCTCCAGGACATGATGGAGACCGTGGTCAAGGAGGGCACCGGCACCAGCGCCCAGATCCCGGGCGTCACGGTCGGCGGCAAGACCGGTACCGCACAGCACGGCGTCGCCAACAGCAAGAACCCCTACGCGTGGTTCATCTCCTACGCCAAGGGGGACGACGGCTCCCCGGTCGCGGTCGCGGTCGTCATCGAGGGGTCCGACACCCTCCGCGGCGACATCGCCGGTGGCAAGCTGGCCGCGCCGATCGCCAAGAGCGTGATGCAGGCCGTCCTGGACACCGAGCGCGACAAGTGA
- a CDS encoding FHA domain-containing protein FhaB/FipA, with translation MSELTLTVMRLGFLAVLWLFVIVAVQVIRSDLFGTRVTQRGTARRGAPDRPQQQQRQSAPPQQRQQSGGRGRRGAPTKLVVSEGTLTGTTVALQGQTITLGRAHDSTIVLDDDYASSRHARIYPDRDGQWIVEDLGSTNGTYLDRTRLTTPTPIPLGAPIRIGKTVIELRK, from the coding sequence ATGTCAGAGCTGACCCTCACGGTCATGCGGTTGGGTTTCCTCGCCGTACTGTGGCTGTTCGTCATCGTGGCCGTACAGGTCATCCGCAGTGATCTGTTCGGCACCCGCGTGACCCAGCGCGGTACGGCGCGCCGCGGCGCCCCCGACCGGCCGCAGCAGCAACAGCGGCAGAGCGCGCCGCCGCAGCAGCGGCAGCAGTCCGGTGGCCGCGGCCGCCGGGGCGCCCCCACCAAGCTGGTGGTCTCCGAGGGCACTCTGACCGGCACCACGGTCGCCCTCCAGGGGCAGACCATCACCCTCGGCCGTGCGCACGATTCCACAATCGTTCTGGACGACGACTACGCCTCCAGTCGGCATGCCAGGATCTACCCGGACCGTGACGGCCAGTGGATCGTCGAGGACCTCGGGTCCACCAACGGCACCTATCTCGACCGGACCCGACTCACCACACCGACACCGATTCCGCTGGGTGCGCCGATCCGCATCGGCAAGACCGTCATCGAGCTGCGGAAGTAG
- a CDS encoding FtsW/RodA/SpoVE family cell cycle protein, which produces MSSSTTNTTTISTAGPPSRRNTELAMLAFAVIIPVFAYANAGLALSDEMPSGMLSYGLGLGLLAGVGHLVVRKFAPYADPLLLPIATLLNGLGLVLIWRLDQSKRLAQRAENIGQVFSPSAPNQLIYSALGVALFVGVLILLKDHRLLQRYTYISMAVALILLILPVFFPPRFGARIWISIGSFSIQPGEFAKIIIAVFFSGYLMVKRDALALASRRFMGLYLPRGRDLGPILVVWGMSILILVFETDLGTSLLFFGLFVVMLYVATERTSWIVFGLLMSAAGAVGVATFEPHVQQRVDAWLDPFAAFKTGGSDQIAQALMAFGSGGVFGTGLGQGNSDLIGFAANSDFILATVGEELGLAGTMGILLLYGLIVERGVRTALAARDPFGKLLAIGLSAAFAIQVFVVAGGVMGLIPLTGMTMPFIAQGGSSVIANWALVAILIKISDTARRPAPTPAPTTDAEMTQVVRP; this is translated from the coding sequence ATGAGCAGTAGTACGACCAACACGACGACGATCAGTACGGCCGGGCCACCGAGCAGGCGGAACACCGAGCTGGCCATGCTGGCCTTCGCGGTGATCATTCCGGTCTTCGCCTACGCCAACGCGGGCCTGGCGCTCAGCGACGAGATGCCCTCCGGCATGCTCAGCTACGGCCTCGGCCTCGGCCTGCTGGCCGGCGTCGGCCATCTGGTGGTCCGGAAGTTCGCGCCGTACGCGGATCCGCTGCTGCTGCCGATCGCCACGCTCCTCAACGGGCTGGGCCTGGTGCTCATCTGGCGGCTGGACCAGTCCAAGCGGCTGGCCCAGCGGGCGGAGAACATCGGCCAGGTCTTCTCGCCCTCGGCCCCCAACCAGCTGATCTACTCGGCGCTGGGTGTCGCCCTCTTCGTCGGCGTCCTGATCCTGCTCAAGGACCACCGCCTGCTCCAGCGCTACACCTACATCTCCATGGCGGTGGCGCTGATCCTGCTGATCCTTCCGGTGTTCTTCCCGCCCCGTTTCGGCGCACGCATCTGGATCAGCATCGGCAGCTTCTCCATCCAGCCCGGCGAGTTCGCCAAGATCATCATCGCCGTGTTCTTCTCCGGCTATCTGATGGTCAAGCGGGACGCCCTCGCGCTGGCCAGCCGCCGCTTCATGGGGCTGTACCTGCCGCGCGGCCGCGACCTCGGCCCGATCCTGGTGGTCTGGGGAATGAGCATCCTCATCCTGGTCTTCGAGACCGACCTGGGCACCTCGCTGCTGTTCTTCGGCCTCTTCGTCGTCATGCTGTACGTCGCCACCGAGCGCACCAGCTGGATCGTCTTCGGTCTGCTGATGTCCGCGGCCGGCGCGGTCGGCGTCGCCACCTTCGAACCGCACGTCCAGCAGCGTGTGGACGCCTGGCTCGACCCCTTCGCGGCCTTCAAGACCGGCGGCAGTGACCAGATCGCCCAGGCGCTGATGGCCTTCGGCTCCGGCGGTGTCTTCGGCACCGGCCTCGGCCAGGGCAACTCCGACCTCATCGGCTTCGCCGCCAACTCCGACTTCATCCTGGCCACGGTCGGCGAGGAGCTCGGGCTCGCCGGAACCATGGGCATCCTGCTGCTCTACGGCCTGATCGTGGAGCGCGGTGTGCGCACCGCCCTCGCCGCCCGCGACCCGTTCGGCAAGCTGCTGGCCATCGGCCTGTCCGCGGCCTTCGCCATCCAGGTCTTCGTCGTCGCGGGCGGTGTGATGGGCCTCATCCCGCTGACCGGTATGACCATGCCGTTCATCGCGCAGGGTGGTTCGTCCGTCATCGCCAACTGGGCACTCGTCGCCATCCTGATCAAGATCAGCGACACCGCGCGCCGTCCGGCGCCGACGCCCGCTCCCACTACAGACGCCGAGATGACCCAGGTGGTCCGACCGTGA
- a CDS encoding rhodanese-like domain-containing protein: MHFAQLPQVEATAVPADGFLLDVREDDEWAAGHVEGALHIPMGQVVARFDELTAAVGEGRRVHVMCRVGGRSAQVTQYLVAQGLDAVNVDGGMLAWDAAGRPMVSGPDGTAEGAFVL, from the coding sequence ATGCATTTTGCCCAGCTTCCTCAGGTGGAGGCGACGGCGGTACCGGCCGATGGTTTTCTGTTGGACGTCCGGGAGGACGACGAGTGGGCGGCCGGGCATGTCGAGGGCGCGCTGCACATCCCGATGGGCCAGGTCGTCGCGCGGTTCGACGAGCTGACCGCGGCGGTCGGCGAGGGCCGACGGGTGCATGTGATGTGCCGGGTCGGCGGCCGCTCCGCCCAGGTGACGCAGTATCTGGTCGCGCAGGGCCTGGACGCGGTGAATGTGGACGGCGGGATGCTCGCCTGGGACGCGGCGGGCCGGCCGATGGTGAGCGGCCCCGACGGCACCGCCGAAGGGGCCTTCGTGCTCTAG
- a CDS encoding DUF5819 family protein, with amino-acid sequence MAETEPGPDDDAAVRLDDAAGRLTALSLPAQLIVAVGVAVAAVAATIHLATAFLNVSPPNTITKRHGAAIDDYVYPEFERVWKLFAPNPLQQNIAVQARAEISTPDGATATTGWRDLSAQDGAAIRHNPLPSHTQQNELRRAWEFYVGSHDAQERPQGVRGDLSQQYIRRIVMLRFGREQDGGTVRRIQVRSATTPVAPPPWSDEKIDTKTVYRVLPWWTVTTDDLPEGKRR; translated from the coding sequence ATGGCGGAGACGGAGCCGGGGCCGGACGACGACGCGGCGGTGCGGCTCGACGACGCGGCGGGACGGCTCACCGCGCTCTCGCTGCCCGCACAGCTGATCGTCGCGGTGGGCGTCGCGGTCGCCGCGGTCGCCGCCACGATCCACCTCGCGACGGCCTTTCTGAACGTCTCACCGCCCAACACCATCACCAAGCGGCATGGCGCGGCGATAGACGACTACGTCTATCCGGAGTTCGAACGGGTCTGGAAGCTCTTCGCCCCCAACCCGCTCCAGCAGAACATCGCCGTCCAGGCCCGTGCCGAGATCAGCACTCCCGACGGCGCCACCGCGACCACGGGCTGGCGCGACCTCTCGGCCCAGGACGGGGCGGCCATCCGCCACAATCCGCTGCCCAGCCACACCCAGCAGAACGAGCTGCGCCGCGCCTGGGAGTTCTATGTCGGTTCGCATGACGCGCAGGAGCGGCCGCAGGGGGTGCGCGGCGACCTCTCCCAGCAGTACATCCGCCGGATCGTGATGCTCCGCTTCGGCCGTGAGCAGGACGGCGGCACCGTGCGGCGCATACAGGTGCGCTCCGCGACCACTCCGGTGGCCCCGCCGCCCTGGAGCGACGAGAAGATCGACACCAAGACGGTGTACCGGGTGCTGCCGTGGTGGACGGTGACCACCGACGACCTCCCGGAGGGGAAGCGCCGGTGA
- a CDS encoding FMN-dependent NADH-azoreductase, producing MPTLLHIDTSVSPLETSASRAVTATFRKEWEAQHPNGTVIYRDLAADPVPHLEGLAVAAGFTAPDQHTPELRAAFALRDTLASELEQADAVLIAAPMYNFTIPSTLKAWLDHVIIMGRTAGAEQTTVSGTPTVVVASRGGGYGPGTPRESFEFVTNFLGKALGDGLGLDVEFVVPELTMARSNPAMADLVDAADASMAKAHEEAAAKAKALAARFAA from the coding sequence ATGCCAACCCTTCTGCACATCGACACGTCCGTCTCCCCCCTCGAGACCTCCGCTTCCCGTGCGGTCACCGCCACCTTCCGCAAGGAATGGGAAGCCCAGCACCCCAACGGCACGGTGATCTACCGCGACCTGGCCGCCGATCCGGTGCCGCACCTGGAGGGCCTCGCCGTCGCCGCCGGTTTCACCGCTCCCGATCAGCACACCCCTGAGCTGCGGGCCGCCTTCGCCCTGCGGGACACCCTGGCCAGTGAGCTCGAGCAGGCCGACGCGGTCCTGATCGCGGCCCCGATGTACAACTTCACGATCCCCTCCACCCTCAAGGCGTGGCTGGACCACGTGATCATCATGGGCCGCACCGCGGGCGCCGAGCAGACCACCGTCTCGGGCACCCCCACCGTCGTCGTCGCCAGCCGTGGTGGCGGTTACGGCCCCGGCACCCCGCGGGAGAGCTTCGAATTCGTCACGAACTTCCTGGGGAAGGCGCTGGGCGACGGCCTCGGCCTCGATGTCGAGTTCGTTGTGCCGGAGCTCACGATGGCCCGCAGCAATCCGGCCATGGCCGACCTCGTCGACGCCGCGGACGCCTCCATGGCGAAGGCCCACGAGGAGGCCGCGGCCAAGGCCAAGGCGCTCGCCGCCCGCTTCGCCGCCTGA
- a CDS encoding FhaA domain-containing protein encodes MGVLKRFEQRLEGLVNGTFAKVFKSEVQPVEIAGALQRECDNNATIWNRDRTVVPNDFIVELSAPDYERLSPYSGQLGDELAGMVRDYAKQQRYTFMGAIKVHLQKADDLDTGLYRVRSRTLASSESQNPQQAPDRPASGAPQQGPGGYGYPAQPAGAPPMPSTPPGARPAPRTGGAGPQPQGQTRRWIEINGTRHQISRPTLVLGRSTDADVRIDDPGVSRRHCEIRVGTPPTIQDLGSTNGIVVDGQHTTRATLRDGSRIVVGSTTIVYRQAEG; translated from the coding sequence GTGGGAGTACTGAAACGCTTCGAGCAGCGTCTCGAGGGCCTCGTGAACGGCACCTTCGCCAAGGTGTTCAAGTCCGAGGTCCAGCCGGTCGAGATCGCCGGCGCCCTCCAGCGTGAGTGCGACAACAACGCCACGATCTGGAACCGCGACCGGACGGTCGTCCCCAACGACTTCATCGTCGAGCTGAGCGCGCCCGACTACGAGCGGCTCAGCCCGTATTCCGGGCAGCTCGGCGACGAGCTGGCCGGTATGGTCCGCGACTACGCCAAGCAGCAGCGCTACACCTTCATGGGCGCCATCAAGGTGCATCTGCAGAAGGCCGACGACCTCGACACCGGCCTCTACCGGGTGCGCAGCCGGACGCTGGCCTCCAGCGAGTCCCAGAACCCGCAGCAGGCCCCGGACCGCCCGGCCTCCGGCGCCCCGCAGCAGGGCCCCGGCGGTTACGGCTACCCCGCTCAGCCCGCCGGTGCCCCGCCGATGCCGTCCACGCCCCCCGGCGCCCGTCCGGCGCCCCGCACCGGCGGCGCCGGCCCTCAGCCGCAGGGCCAGACCCGCCGCTGGATCGAGATCAACGGCACCCGCCACCAGATCTCCCGGCCCACACTCGTCCTGGGCCGCTCCACCGACGCTGACGTGCGGATCGACGATCCCGGTGTCTCCCGCAGGCACTGCGAGATCCGGGTCGGAACCCCACCGACCATCCAGGATCTCGGGTCGACCAACGGCATCGTGGTGGACGGACAGCACACCACGCGCGCTACGCTCCGCGACGGCTCGCGGATCGTCGTGGGCAGCACCACCATCGTTTACCGGCAAGCCGAAGGGTGA
- a CDS encoding acyl-CoA dehydrogenase family protein: MDFTFTEEQQAAVEAAKAVFSSVTPDSVPSPALTAGAVAEDFDRPLWRKLAESDLLGLTLDPRYGGSGLDPLALCLVLRECGRVLARVPLLESSAAALAVQRYGGAELRAAVLPRAARGELVLTVAAGGRTGHGPAELAVQARRNGDGWVLDGVQTAVPWAHGAELLLIPAHTGDGRTVLALVPRDHEGVTLDEQISTSGERQAEIRLDAARSADHEVLAADGAWEWLRDLLTTGICALALGLGSAVLDLTSSYVSERKQFGFPLATFQAVAVQTADRYIDLRAMEATLWQAAWRLSLDEARPTAGGPLPVAGDVAVAKIWAAEGVRRVVQTAQHLHGGFGAVTDYPLHRYHAWGKQLELSLGSAAAHEEALGELLAAHPLG; the protein is encoded by the coding sequence GTGGACTTCACCTTCACCGAGGAGCAGCAGGCGGCCGTCGAGGCGGCGAAGGCCGTCTTCTCCTCCGTCACGCCGGACAGCGTGCCCAGCCCCGCGCTGACCGCCGGCGCCGTCGCCGAGGACTTCGACCGCCCGCTGTGGCGGAAGCTCGCCGAGAGCGATCTGCTCGGCCTGACCCTCGATCCCCGGTACGGCGGTTCGGGCCTCGACCCGCTCGCCCTCTGCCTGGTGCTGCGGGAATGCGGCCGGGTGCTGGCCCGGGTGCCGCTGCTGGAGTCCAGCGCCGCCGCGCTGGCCGTGCAGCGGTACGGCGGGGCCGAGCTGCGCGCGGCCGTACTGCCCCGGGCCGCCCGCGGTGAACTGGTCCTCACCGTGGCCGCGGGCGGCCGCACCGGCCACGGCCCGGCCGAACTCGCCGTCCAGGCCCGGCGGAACGGCGACGGCTGGGTGCTGGACGGCGTGCAGACCGCGGTCCCCTGGGCCCACGGCGCCGAGCTGCTGCTGATCCCCGCCCACACCGGTGACGGCCGTACGGTCCTGGCCCTGGTGCCCCGTGACCATGAGGGCGTCACGCTCGACGAGCAGATCTCCACCAGCGGTGAGCGGCAGGCCGAGATCCGGCTGGACGCGGCGCGGTCGGCCGATCACGAGGTGCTGGCCGCCGACGGCGCCTGGGAGTGGCTGCGCGATCTCCTCACCACCGGCATCTGCGCGCTCGCACTGGGACTGGGCTCGGCGGTGCTCGACCTCACCAGCTCCTATGTGAGCGAGCGTAAGCAGTTCGGCTTCCCGCTCGCCACCTTCCAGGCGGTCGCCGTGCAGACCGCCGACCGCTATATCGATCTGCGGGCCATGGAGGCCACGCTGTGGCAGGCGGCCTGGCGGCTGTCCCTGGACGAGGCGCGGCCGACGGCGGGCGGGCCGCTGCCCGTCGCGGGGGATGTCGCCGTCGCCAAGATCTGGGCCGCCGAGGGCGTGCGCCGCGTCGTGCAGACCGCACAGCATCTGCACGGCGGCTTCGGCGCGGTCACCGACTATCCCCTGCACCGCTACCACGCCTGGGGCAAGCAGCTGGAGCTCTCCCTGGGGTCCGCCGCCGCCCACGAGGAGGCACTGGGCGAACTCCTCGCCGCCCACCCCCTCGGCTGA
- a CDS encoding DUF2252 domain-containing protein: MTDGRGGQGDGSGESGRSGDRGASGGDAVGGAARRLPPVPGFAVWHGDGPTPRQRGKALRKRVPRSAHAEPPRAAGRPDPVAEVERSNAGRLPELTPIRVGRMAATPFSFLRGAAGLMAYDLTATPVTGIGAQLCGDAHAANFGIYGDARGGLIIDLNDFDETIHGPWEWDVKRLAVSLVLAGREAGADEDVCRAAARDAVGAYRRTVRLLAKLPAADAWNAIADEELVSHTDARDLAGTLERVSEKARRNTSARFAARATEPVPGAEGSSGRPEARRFVDAPPVLRRVPDTEAAAVASALAEYLGTLPEDRLPLLSRYEVHDVAFRVVGTGSVGTRSYVVLLLDHRGEPLVLQVKEARPSALLPHVVTAGFEVPDVTHEGRRVVLGQKRMQVVSDILLGWTTVRGRHYQVRQFRNRKGSVDPAALAADQMDDYGRMTGALLARAHTHSADPRLLAGYCGKGDELDEAVAAFAVAYADRTEADHSVLVTAVRNGRIAAEMGV, from the coding sequence ATGACGGACGGCCGGGGCGGTCAGGGCGACGGAAGCGGCGAGAGCGGCCGGAGCGGAGACAGGGGCGCGAGCGGCGGGGATGCGGTGGGCGGGGCGGCCCGTCGGCTGCCTCCGGTTCCGGGCTTCGCCGTCTGGCACGGGGACGGGCCGACTCCCCGGCAGCGGGGCAAGGCGCTGCGCAAGCGGGTGCCGCGCTCGGCGCACGCCGAGCCGCCGAGGGCCGCCGGGCGGCCGGATCCGGTGGCGGAGGTCGAGCGGTCGAACGCCGGGCGGCTGCCGGAGCTGACCCCGATTCGGGTGGGGCGGATGGCCGCGACCCCCTTCTCCTTTCTGCGCGGGGCCGCCGGGCTGATGGCGTACGACCTCACGGCCACACCGGTCACCGGCATCGGGGCACAGCTGTGTGGCGATGCCCACGCCGCCAACTTCGGGATCTACGGCGATGCGCGCGGTGGCCTGATCATCGATCTCAACGACTTCGACGAGACCATCCACGGGCCGTGGGAGTGGGATGTGAAGCGGCTCGCGGTCTCGCTGGTGCTGGCCGGCCGGGAAGCGGGCGCCGACGAGGACGTCTGCCGGGCGGCGGCCCGGGACGCCGTGGGCGCCTACCGGCGCACGGTGCGGCTGCTGGCCAAGCTGCCCGCGGCGGACGCGTGGAACGCGATCGCGGACGAGGAGCTGGTCTCCCACACGGACGCCAGGGATCTGGCCGGGACCTTGGAGCGGGTGTCCGAGAAGGCCCGGCGGAACACCAGCGCGCGGTTCGCCGCGCGGGCCACCGAGCCCGTGCCGGGCGCGGAGGGCTCCTCCGGCCGGCCGGAGGCCCGGCGCTTCGTGGACGCGCCGCCGGTGCTGCGGAGGGTGCCGGACACGGAGGCGGCGGCGGTGGCCTCGGCGCTCGCCGAGTATCTGGGCACGCTGCCGGAGGACCGGCTGCCGCTGCTCTCGCGGTACGAGGTGCACGATGTGGCGTTCCGGGTGGTCGGCACGGGAAGCGTGGGCACCCGCTCCTATGTGGTGCTCCTGCTCGACCACCGGGGCGAGCCGCTGGTGCTCCAGGTGAAGGAGGCGCGCCCCTCCGCCCTGCTGCCGCATGTGGTGACGGCCGGTTTCGAGGTGCCGGACGTCACACACGAGGGGCGGCGGGTGGTGCTCGGCCAGAAGCGGATGCAGGTGGTCAGCGACATCCTGCTGGGGTGGACCACGGTGCGGGGGCGGCACTACCAGGTGCGGCAGTTCCGTAACCGCAAGGGAAGCGTGGACCCGGCGGCGCTGGCCGCGGACCAGATGGACGACTACGGGCGAATGACCGGGGCACTGCTGGCGCGGGCGCACACCCACAGCGCCGACCCTCGGCTGCTGGCGGGCTACTGCGGTAAGGGGGACGAGCTGGACGAGGCGGTGGCCGCCTTCGCGGTGGCGTACGCGGATCGCACGGAAGCCGACCACTCCGTGCTGGTCACGGCGGTGCGCAACGGGCGGATAGCGGCCGAGATGGGGGTGTGA